A single region of the Changchengzhania lutea genome encodes:
- a CDS encoding SusC/RagA family TonB-linked outer membrane protein: protein MEIKLINVRYFIRKRLLLMIMKTFVLLLCTTVYSFTTEKSFSQEKVIIDKDQLVTVDQVFRIIKQQTDYRFIYPKDLFKNTSKVQLKKGEIKITKLLKQSLSDNYFVFVLTKKNEIVVEEKTVINDSKQQVQQKINGTVVDANNVPLLGASVLVKGTTVGTVTDFDGNFELSLPNDANTLIVSYIGFKTQEVDITNKTTVSIILLADAASLDEVVVVGYGTLAKKRVSGSVASVSSKDIADIPVVSLENAIIGQVAGVQVQETTGEPGASPTIRIRGTGSISAGNDPLFVVDGIPISKNVTSVGIQGELARRAGRFQEPAANPLATINPNDIASIEILKDASAAAIYGSRGGNGVVIITTKKGTTTDEGAFSFNSFVGVQTLANKINLMNSQELIDYTRDARNNNYLSSVPSASINDPIGPGDRGDTNYEMPESFLNWDGTDTDWQDLIFDSGIVQSYNLSYASPVKNKSSFFVSGGYYNQEGIVDGSQYERYNALLNLNSQLTEKLNLDIRLAPAVTDNQRKPVNAPYFARPPGIVYSALVHSPTVKPYNADGSINQTDNQSFLGGGTTTASNPLAIIQSVDDRLFQFQTRASLGLSYDILPELTFKTFAGTYINVFNRDFFRDNSLLYRNAAEGESYAQAASSTEVNWLWENTLNWEKEIGDHYFNAIMGYTVQKDEVNIKQVQADNFPDDLVPTISGGQVFAGTSVKEEWSLVSALFRLNYSFKDKYLFTGTIRTDKSSRFGTNNKTGYFPSFSLGWRVSEEDFLSSIESISELKIRASWGQTGNFEIPNFGAIGLLSPDNYNFNGNEVNGLVQSTIPNPELTWEKSTQTDVGIELGMFNNRLFLLADYYSTTTEDLLLNVSISSVSGFNTALQNLGEVRNRGFELALRSRNFVGDFTWDTDINFSTNDNEVISLNEKNEPIFSAGGAGVRHVTRVGDAIGSYYGYVVEGIYQTQAEIDSAPFDTQAPNPAPGDFRFKDVDGDGQITPDDRTVTGSYFPDFTWGITNRFGYKDFDLSILVQGVEGNEILNLTSRHLKNGEANFNSYAIFNQRWRSALEPGNGQIPRADRATGNHGNNNRPSSFQVEDGSFIRLRNITLGYTLPAKKLLGGSVDKLRIYLTGTNLFTDTDYLGYNPEVSNITGSLTPGEDYGAFPLTKTIALGFNLNF from the coding sequence ATGGAAATTAAATTAATTAATGTCCGTTATTTTATTCGAAAACGGCTGCTTTTGATGATTATGAAAACGTTTGTCTTATTACTGTGTACAACTGTTTATAGTTTTACAACAGAAAAATCGTTTTCTCAAGAAAAGGTAATCATAGACAAAGATCAATTAGTTACAGTTGATCAAGTCTTTAGAATTATCAAACAACAAACAGATTATCGTTTTATTTATCCTAAAGATCTATTTAAGAATACCTCAAAGGTGCAGTTAAAAAAAGGAGAGATAAAAATAACTAAACTGTTAAAGCAAAGTTTATCAGACAATTACTTCGTTTTCGTGTTAACGAAAAAAAATGAAATTGTAGTTGAGGAAAAGACCGTAATTAATGATTCTAAACAACAAGTTCAACAAAAAATCAATGGTACGGTAGTCGACGCAAATAATGTGCCATTACTTGGAGCAAGTGTTTTGGTAAAAGGAACAACTGTAGGAACCGTAACGGATTTTGATGGAAATTTCGAATTAAGTCTGCCGAATGATGCCAACACATTAATAGTGTCTTATATAGGTTTTAAAACTCAAGAAGTTGATATTACAAATAAAACAACTGTATCTATAATTCTTTTGGCAGATGCTGCTTCTCTCGATGAAGTGGTGGTAGTTGGATATGGAACTTTGGCCAAGAAAAGGGTATCTGGTTCTGTAGCGTCTGTTTCATCGAAGGACATTGCTGATATACCTGTAGTAAGTTTAGAGAATGCTATCATTGGTCAAGTTGCTGGAGTACAGGTACAGGAAACCACTGGTGAACCAGGAGCTAGCCCAACTATCAGGATTCGCGGTACAGGATCTATATCAGCAGGCAACGATCCGCTATTCGTTGTAGATGGAATTCCTATATCTAAAAATGTTACATCTGTAGGTATACAAGGTGAATTAGCCAGAAGGGCTGGTAGATTTCAGGAACCAGCAGCGAACCCTTTAGCAACTATTAATCCTAATGATATTGCATCAATAGAGATCTTAAAAGATGCATCTGCAGCTGCCATTTATGGTTCAAGGGGTGGAAATGGTGTCGTAATTATTACAACCAAAAAAGGAACCACAACTGATGAAGGTGCTTTTTCGTTCAACTCTTTTGTCGGCGTACAAACCTTAGCAAATAAAATTAACTTGATGAACTCTCAAGAATTGATTGATTATACCCGTGATGCACGAAATAACAATTATCTTTCATCGGTTCCAAGTGCTTCTATTAATGATCCTATTGGGCCTGGTGATAGAGGTGATACAAATTATGAAATGCCCGAGTCATTTTTGAATTGGGATGGTACAGACACAGACTGGCAAGATCTTATTTTTGATTCTGGGATAGTACAAAGCTATAATCTTTCTTATGCATCACCAGTGAAAAACAAATCAAGTTTTTTTGTATCAGGGGGATATTATAATCAAGAAGGTATAGTAGACGGATCTCAATATGAGAGATATAATGCGTTATTGAACCTTAACTCACAATTAACTGAAAAACTCAATCTAGATATTAGGTTAGCACCTGCTGTAACCGATAATCAAAGAAAACCGGTTAATGCCCCATATTTTGCAAGGCCTCCAGGAATTGTATATTCCGCATTGGTGCATTCACCAACTGTAAAACCATATAATGCAGATGGTTCAATTAATCAAACAGACAATCAATCCTTTCTTGGAGGAGGTACAACAACAGCAAGTAATCCACTAGCTATTATACAATCAGTCGATGACAGATTATTTCAGTTCCAAACCCGTGCATCTTTAGGGCTTTCTTATGATATTCTTCCTGAATTAACTTTTAAAACATTCGCAGGGACTTATATTAATGTATTCAATCGTGATTTTTTTAGAGATAACTCGCTTCTATATAGGAATGCCGCAGAGGGTGAATCATATGCTCAAGCGGCTTCTTCTACAGAAGTCAATTGGTTATGGGAAAACACTTTGAATTGGGAAAAAGAAATTGGTGATCATTATTTTAATGCTATTATGGGTTATACCGTTCAAAAGGATGAAGTTAATATTAAACAAGTACAAGCTGATAACTTCCCGGACGATTTAGTCCCAACGATTAGTGGAGGACAAGTGTTTGCTGGAACTTCGGTTAAAGAAGAATGGTCTTTGGTTTCGGCATTGTTCAGGTTAAATTACAGTTTTAAAGACAAATATCTTTTTACTGGAACTATAAGAACTGATAAATCATCTCGTTTCGGGACAAATAACAAGACAGGATACTTTCCATCATTTTCATTGGGATGGAGAGTAAGTGAAGAAGATTTCTTGAGTTCTATAGAGTCGATATCTGAACTAAAAATTAGAGCCAGCTGGGGTCAAACAGGAAATTTTGAGATCCCAAACTTTGGCGCAATTGGATTGTTAAGTCCTGATAATTATAACTTCAACGGAAATGAAGTGAATGGTCTTGTTCAATCTACAATTCCAAATCCGGAACTTACCTGGGAAAAGTCAACTCAAACAGACGTCGGTATAGAATTAGGAATGTTCAATAATCGCTTATTCTTATTGGCTGATTATTATAGTACAACAACAGAAGATTTATTGTTAAATGTAAGTATCTCATCGGTTTCGGGTTTCAATACTGCATTGCAGAATTTGGGTGAAGTAAGGAATCGAGGCTTTGAATTAGCCTTGCGTTCTCGAAATTTTGTAGGTGATTTCACTTGGGATACTGATATCAATTTTTCTACTAATGATAACGAAGTAATATCTCTTAATGAGAAAAATGAACCTATCTTTTCGGCCGGAGGAGCAGGTGTAAGGCATGTTACCCGTGTAGGAGATGCTATTGGAAGTTATTATGGTTATGTGGTAGAAGGTATTTATCAAACACAAGCCGAAATAGATAGTGCTCCTTTTGACACGCAGGCTCCAAATCCAGCACCTGGTGATTTTAGGTTCAAGGATGTCGATGGAGATGGACAAATAACTCCTGACGATAGAACTGTAACTGGTAGTTATTTCCCAGATTTTACTTGGGGTATTACCAATAGATTTGGATACAAAGATTTTGATCTTAGTATATTAGTTCAAGGAGTAGAAGGAAACGAAATCTTAAATCTTACCTCCAGACACCTTAAAAATGGAGAGGCCAATTTTAATTCTTATGCAATTTTTAACCAGAGATGGAGATCTGCGTTAGAGCCGGGTAATGGACAAATACCAAGGGCCGATAGAGCAACCGGAAATCATGGTAATAATAACAGACCATCATCCTTTCAGGTTGAAGATGGATCTTTTATTCGTTTAAGAAATATAACATTAGGTTATACACTTCCTGCTAAAAAATTATTAGGAGGATCTGTTGATAAACTAAGGATATATTTAACCGGTACAAATTTGTTCACAGATACAGATTATTTGGGTTACAACCCTGAAGTAAGTAACATTACTGGGAGCTTAACTCCAGGAGAAGATTACGGTGCATTTCCTTTAACTAAGACAATAGCATTGGGGTTTAACCTCAATTTTTAA
- a CDS encoding RagB/SusD family nutrient uptake outer membrane protein: protein MKKIFTTLIIGIIVASCSDNFTDIAPTSNRNGADFYNNANDFIFGINASYAGLQDNGVYGRAYWTMFEMRGDNTDQGPDQTGLARVFTEINAFTEDALNEQIDAAWIGSYRVIANSNVILNRIDPIDMDATLKNRIIGEALFLRSLIYYHLAVAYGNIPLQLTPFIPGEDLIQVDANTVYHQLVTDLQTAEQNLLVSNNDVGRATKGAAATLLAKVLLTMGNNSSAETVLRRIISDYNYSLIGNYSDLWGAANENNAESIFEVQFISGGIDQGSAFTNDFSPSGFLQNGQGFGRNRPTLVMQNAYKANDQRFQPSMGTTWVNPNDGVITTANYVRKYESNPPSENDSDVNFIVFRYADVLLMLAEAIGESPESYGLINQVRNRAGLLDIDASTPGNFMEKLLHERQVELAFENHRWPDLKRFGVAAQKISEAEPFISQSAVRNLFFIPQREMDINPNFVQNGN from the coding sequence ATGAAAAAAATATTCACAACCTTAATAATCGGAATTATAGTTGCTTCTTGTAGCGATAATTTTACAGATATTGCTCCTACATCAAATCGAAACGGGGCCGATTTTTACAATAATGCCAATGATTTTATTTTTGGTATTAATGCAAGCTATGCTGGCTTACAAGATAATGGAGTTTACGGAAGGGCATATTGGACGATGTTCGAAATGCGTGGTGATAATACTGACCAAGGTCCTGATCAAACTGGTTTAGCCAGGGTATTTACAGAAATTAATGCTTTTACTGAAGATGCTTTAAACGAACAGATAGACGCTGCGTGGATTGGGTCTTACAGGGTTATAGCCAATAGTAATGTCATACTGAATAGAATTGACCCAATAGATATGGACGCAACCCTAAAAAATCGAATTATAGGGGAAGCATTATTTCTTAGGTCATTGATTTACTATCATCTCGCTGTTGCATATGGTAACATTCCATTGCAACTCACACCTTTTATTCCTGGGGAAGACCTTATTCAAGTAGACGCAAATACGGTTTATCATCAGTTGGTAACTGATTTACAAACAGCTGAACAAAACCTTTTGGTATCGAATAACGATGTAGGAAGAGCAACAAAAGGGGCAGCAGCTACATTACTGGCTAAAGTATTATTAACTATGGGGAATAATAGCTCTGCAGAAACTGTGTTAAGACGTATTATCAGTGACTATAATTATAGTTTAATAGGTAATTATTCAGATTTATGGGGGGCAGCCAATGAAAATAATGCAGAATCTATATTTGAAGTACAATTTATAAGTGGCGGTATTGACCAAGGAAGCGCTTTTACTAATGATTTTTCACCAAGTGGGTTTTTACAGAACGGACAAGGATTCGGCAGAAATCGTCCTACACTAGTCATGCAAAATGCCTATAAAGCTAACGACCAAAGATTTCAACCATCTATGGGAACAACTTGGGTAAATCCTAATGATGGAGTTATTACTACTGCAAATTATGTTAGAAAATATGAAAGTAATCCTCCTTCTGAAAATGATTCAGATGTTAATTTCATAGTGTTTAGATATGCCGATGTCCTTTTAATGTTGGCAGAAGCTATTGGAGAATCACCTGAAAGCTACGGCTTGATAAATCAGGTAAGAAACAGAGCAGGGTTGCTTGACATTGATGCATCAACTCCTGGGAATTTTATGGAAAAACTATTACACGAAAGACAAGTAGAACTTGCCTTTGAAAATCATAGATGGCCAGATTTGAAAAGATTTGGAGTAGCAGCTCAAAAGATCAGTGAGGCAGAACCTTTCATTTCCCAATCAGCGGTGAGAAATTTATTTTTTATCCCTCAAAGAGAAATGGATATTAACCCCAACTTTGTACAAAACGGTAATTAA